One Candidatus Neomarinimicrobiota bacterium DNA segment encodes these proteins:
- a CDS encoding transposase has product MPDYFRNKYRIDSHRLKGWDYRTPGWYFVTICTYEGIEYFGDIRNKIMGLSELGCTVWKYWYEIPTHQPHVQLGEFIVMPNHVHLTMQLTKGSIDKNRPVETLHQAGTNDSKEVSEVETCHGTSLQGNGPASRIKFMAEISPKSGSLSIIINHFKGAIRTWCKNNGHGTFAWQPGFHDHIVRNNTSLERINEYIRTNPEYWEEDRYHPGNLNK; this is encoded by the coding sequence ATGCCCGATTATTTCAGAAACAAATACCGCATCGATTCTCATCGGTTAAAGGGCTGGGACTACCGCACACCCGGTTGGTATTTTGTAACTATCTGCACCTATGAAGGAATTGAATATTTCGGTGACATCCGCAATAAAATAATGGGATTGTCGGAACTCGGATGCACTGTCTGGAAATACTGGTATGAAATTCCGACCCATCAGCCGCATGTCCAACTTGGCGAATTTATTGTGATGCCGAATCATGTGCATTTGACGATGCAACTGACTAAAGGAAGTATTGATAAAAATAGGCCAGTAGAGACGTTGCATCAAGCTGGAACCAATGATTCGAAAGAAGTATCAGAAGTAGAGACGTGCCATGGCACGTCTCTACAAGGGAACGGGCCAGCTAGCCGTATAAAATTTATGGCTGAAATTTCACCCAAATCCGGTTCCCTGTCCATCATCATCAACCATTTCAAAGGCGCCATACGTACTTGGTGCAAGAATAACGGCCACGGCACATTCGCCTGGCAGCCGGGATTTCATGATCATATTGTGCGTAATAATACATCATTGGAACGAATCAACGAATACATCCGCACCAACCCGGAGTATTGGGAGGAGGATCGGTATCACCCGGGGAATTTGAATAAGTGA
- the cas2 gene encoding CRISPR-associated endonuclease Cas2, with translation MLLWIIYDISKDKARKKMADACEQYGLYRVQYSAFLGDVNKNQMDEMQLKAEELINEKTDAVYLFPMCEEDFKKVALVGQEFDRKLIADQLSTKMV, from the coding sequence ATGCTCCTCTGGATCATCTACGACATCAGCAAAGATAAGGCCCGGAAAAAGATGGCGGATGCGTGCGAACAGTACGGATTGTACCGGGTGCAGTATTCCGCGTTTCTCGGTGATGTAAACAAAAACCAGATGGACGAAATGCAATTGAAGGCGGAAGAGCTAATCAACGAAAAGACGGATGCCGTCTACCTGTTCCCCATGTGCGAGGAGGATTTCAAGAAGGTGGCGCTGGTGGGACAGGAATTCGACCGGAAATTGATTGCCGACCAGCTATCGACGAAGATGGTATAA
- the cas1 gene encoding CRISPR-associated endonuclease Cas1, with amino-acid sequence MQLVINSYGAFLHKKQEMFRIKIKDQQYRFSPKKVESILVTTGASFSSDAVELAIEHNIDFIFMNRYGDPYARIWRPKMGSTAAIRRKQLELSETADGFASVITLITRKFDHQLTLLKALKRTRKGDSVAVLEHGISGIEGLRKKLKTVKPDAQDIAGTLRGLEGSAGRTYFGTISKILPENYQFDGRSRDPAADYFNCLLNYGYGMLYGMVERACILAGLDPHVGLLHTDNYNKKSFVFDMIEPFRPYLDEVVIKLITTRQIKQAYFDDIPDGYTLNKAGKGVLIPSVNDFFEESIRYRGRNIKRKHTLQYECHRLANDWLNRDDDPDVNVVETRELGEDAN; translated from the coding sequence ATGCAATTAGTCATCAATTCTTACGGCGCGTTTTTACACAAGAAGCAGGAGATGTTCCGCATTAAAATCAAGGATCAGCAGTACCGGTTTTCGCCGAAGAAGGTGGAGTCGATTCTGGTCACCACCGGGGCATCATTTTCCAGTGATGCCGTCGAACTGGCCATTGAGCACAATATCGATTTCATTTTCATGAATCGATACGGTGATCCGTATGCGCGCATTTGGCGACCAAAGATGGGGAGCACCGCCGCCATCCGGCGGAAGCAACTGGAACTGTCGGAAACTGCCGACGGCTTTGCCTCGGTTATCACACTCATCACACGGAAGTTCGACCACCAACTCACTCTGCTGAAGGCGCTAAAGCGAACGCGCAAAGGAGATAGTGTGGCAGTGTTGGAGCACGGCATCTCCGGTATCGAGGGATTGCGGAAGAAATTGAAAACCGTAAAGCCCGATGCTCAGGACATCGCTGGGACATTGCGCGGTTTGGAGGGAAGCGCCGGACGAACCTATTTCGGAACAATCTCCAAAATCCTGCCGGAGAATTATCAGTTCGACGGGCGTTCCAGAGATCCGGCGGCGGATTACTTCAACTGTCTGTTGAATTACGGATATGGGATGTTGTACGGCATGGTGGAGCGGGCGTGCATTCTGGCGGGACTCGACCCGCACGTCGGACTGCTGCACACGGATAATTATAACAAGAAATCGTTCGTGTTCGACATGATCGAGCCGTTCCGCCCGTACCTCGACGAGGTTGTGATTAAACTGATTACAACACGGCAGATTAAGCAGGCGTACTTCGACGACATCCCGGACGGCTACACACTGAATAAAGCGGGAAAGGGAGTACTCATCCCTTCCGTGAACGATTTTTTCGAGGAATCCATCCGCTACCGGGGACGCAACATCAAGCGGAAACACACCCTCCAGTACGAATGCCACCGTCTTGCCAACGACTGGCTCAACCGGGACGACGACCCGGATGTGAATGTGGTGGAGACGCGGGAGCTGGGGGAGGATGCGAACTAA